In the Thermoplasmata archaeon genome, AAGGAGATTAAGGTCCCTGGTTGTTTTGAGATTCCTATGGCTACAAAGAAGCTTCTTGAGGACAAGGATATCGATGCTGTCATCACACTCGGTGCAGTAATCACCGGTGAGACCAAACACGATGAGGTCGTCATCGCTCAGGCCTCAAGGAAGATAATGGACCTTGGACTGGAGTATGGAAAGCCAGTAGGATTCGGAGTGACCGGGCCCGGGATGACAGAACTTCAGGCAATGGACAGGATCGAGAAAGGCAGAGATGTCGTCGATGCTGTCGTGAAAATGCTCCAGAGATTGGAGTGAATAAAATAGACCGCGGCGGTTATGCCGCGGTCTCTCTTAGTTTTCGTTTTTTTTTGTAAAAATTTACATTCTGGGCTGACGGCCGTCGCAGACAGCGATTTTTACGATATCAATCACACTCGATAGTGCTACCCCGGTCGTCATAGCGATGGACACGCATCCTTTTCCGTGAAGGTACATGTCTATGATGATGCGTACATTGTTATCCTCTGTGTCGATGCTTTTGGGGTTGAAGCGCCTCGGACCGTTCTGCCAGGATCTAGTCTTGCATTTGGGGCATCTCATAGGTGTTTTAGCAGTACGTGAGAACCAGGTGTGTCCGCATACAAAACAGGTGTATGTAGTGGATTCGCCGTACCAGTGATATGTTCCGCAGTGGGGACATCTCGCAGGCATGTCTATTCCGCTTGTCCAGTCATGTCCGCACCTCCCGCAATGTTTCTCACTGAGTGTCTTTGCTTGCATGATAGCACCTATTGGATTATACATCCAACATACTTTTTAGTATATATAAAAACTCTCAATATCACTAAACATTCACAGATAATGGGCCACAATCCTATACAATTGTTCTATTGATGGATGGTTAACGGGTTTAATGGCGGTATTATTTTCCTATCTAAAAACCGCATTATCGGATATAATTCACGGACAATCGTTCCTACAAGCGTAAATAATTGTTTTATGAACGGTATCTATTGCCCTGTTCATGGACCTGCTGTCTATCATCCTCATTGCAGTTGGTTTGGCGATGGATGCTTTCGCGGTATCGATCTGTAAAGGATTGGCCATGAAGACTCCAAGTTTCAGGTCGATGCTGATAATAGGATTGTGGTTCGGCGGATTCCAGGGGCTCATGCCTATCATAGGTTATTTCGTAGGAGAGTCATTCTACCAGTACATTGCTGATATAGACCATTGGGTGGCATTCGGACTTCTTCTTATCATAGGTTTGAATATGATTCGCGAAGCACTATTCGGTGACGAGGATGCCGTAGATGATAATGTCGGAGTTACGACTATGTTTCTTCTGGCCATAGCTACCAGTATAGATGCTTTGGCAGTGGGAATATCCTTGGCAATGGAAGGAGCAAATGTATGGGCTGACTCTCTGATAATCGGTTGTATAACTCTTATGATATCGATGGTCGGGGTTAAGCTTGGCAGTATCGTAGGGGATAGATATAGTAGAAAGGCGGAGCTGGCAGGAGGGATAATACTGATCTTGATAGGTCTGAAGATCCTGCTGGAAGGTTTAAACGTCCTGTGAAAGGTCCTTGCCGTCCTCAGAGAGTAGAAGGAACATCCTGGCGTAGTCCTCAACAGCAGTGCTAAGATCGAATTCCTCTCTGTTGGGGGACCCGAGCGAACGGAGTTTCTGAAGAATTGTGTCATCTCTGACAGATTTCATCAGCTCATCCATCCAGTATTCAAGGTCAAACATATTGGAATCGTTCCAATGCCTGAAGATGCGAGTAATATGTTCGTCACTGAAGTTCACACTCAGCCTCTCATATGTGGATTTTAGTAGGCTGCACATATGGAGTTTCAGATTGTCATCTTCTACATATGTGTCGGGATTGTAATGGAAGTCCTCGAGAACCTCCTCAATTATGGTGTTGACGGTGCGGAAATCGCGTCCGTATGAGAGGATCTTGTTCAGAAGTTTCGGGATGATAGTCGGATAGATGTCATCATCGCCATCGAGCTCTCCGGCCTGATATTTCATTCTGAAGTTCCTGTAGACCGTGATGTAGAATATTCCCTTGCAGGGAACTGATGCCTTGACTCCGAACTCAGTCGAAATCAGGTCGATGTATTCTATCGGATTGAATTGGATGAACTCGCGTTCCTTCATGATGATCAGGTCGACGATACGTTTGCATACCCCGACTATGTAAGCATCGATGAAGCGGAAGTCTGTGATGAGGTCGAGACCCTTCTTCCAATCATTGTGGGCCTTTCCCTCCTCTCCGTCGGCTGCGAATGCAAAACCGCGAGTGAAATACATGTCCGCTGTTGGTTCTTCGGACTCGTTCATCATCTCCTCTACCTTCGAGATAGCTTCGGACGGATCCCTCTCGATGAGACTCACGATGCTGGAGAACTCATCCTCGTAAGGCTTGTTTAAAAGATACGCCTTGCTGTTAGATCTGGACCTGAAAGTGCGTTTCTCGCATTCACCGCAGATGTAATACCCGAATTCATCTGAAGTAATGGCTCCACCGCAATAGGGGCAGAGTCTTATGGTAAAGGCCATATGAGTCTAATCTAGTCTGAGTTATAATTAGTTGCTGGTGATATTTAACCATCCAGATGATTATTAAAGCTGAAAGCTAAACTCTGATTATTTCAGCGTAGCGACTATGTCATCTGCTAGTTTCTCAAGATCCGGCATCTGCTCGGGCCGCATGGATGATTTGATAACGAAGGTCTCTCCGACCTTGGTCATTCCTTTCAGGGAAGACATCCTTTCTTCCATGATTTTGGGTGATTGAGGTGCCCATGAACCGTTTCCGATTAGGGAGTAATTCCTGTTCTGGACAGTCATAATCTCCATATCCTCTATCACTGCGCTCATTGTAGGGTGAAGATTGTTGTTATAGGTCGGTGCCGCCAGGACTATATTGCTGAATCTGAACGCGTCAGCGACCACGTACGACGGATGGGTTCTGGTGACATCGTACATATTGATCTTATTCACTCCCTTTTCCTTGAGCAGGAGTGCAAGCTTCTCAACCACAGCGGCGGTATTCCCATACATGGAAGTGTATGCGATCACAACCCCCTTTTCCTCGGGTTCGTAAAGGCTCCATATGATGTATTTTTCCATGATGTAGCCGATGTGCTCTCCCCTCCAGATCGGGCCGTGGAGCGGACAGACCATATCAATCTGCACACCTTCCAGCTTGCTGAATATATTCTGGACTTTGCTTCCGTATTTTCCCACGATATTTGCGTAGTATCTTCTCGCCTCATCGAGGTAATCTCTGTCGAAATCGACTTCATCCGCATATAGTGCTCCTGAAAGGGTCTTGAACGTTCCGAAGGCATCGGCTGAGAACAGTATCTCATCCTTCAGATCATAGGCGAACATGACCTCCGGCCAGTGGACCATAACGGCAAAGTAGAACTTCAGAGTGTGTTTCCCGAGACAGAGCTCATCGCCGTCCTTGACTTCCAATTTGTTCTTGGGCTTCAGCTGATAGAAGTTGTCGAGCATGTCGAAGGTCTTGCTGTTTCCAACAACGGTCACTTCCGGATAAGTTTCCAGCACTTGAACGATGGCAGCACCGTGATCGGGTTCCATATGGTCGATCACAAGGTAATCAAGCGGTCTTCCTCCAAGCACCCCTTGGAGGTTCTTCCAGAATTTCGATACGATGGATGAGTCGCAAGTATCCATCAGACACGTTTTTTCATCCATTAGGACGTAGGAGTTGTAAGACACTCCCTCCGGTATCGGGAAGGACCCCTCAAACAGCGCTGCTGTTCTGTCATCCCCGCCTATCCAGTAGATGTCGTCTTTGATTCTGATACCGGTCCCATCCGCTATTGCCATGAGTCGACAATGGTGTTGGTAATAAAAATCAATTTTGAGGCTTAGAGATTAAATCCGATGACAGGATGCGAGTACACATGATCTTTGTGTTCTCAGGAACAGGCAACTCCTACCACGTTGCGAAACGCATAGCGACAGAATTCGAGTCGGATATGGTGGAAATGGCTTCTGCCGTCAGATACAAGCGTTCATTCTACAACGCGGACGAGAGCATTGTTGGATTCGTGTTTCCAGTCTATTTCCACGGTCTACCGTCGGTAGTGGAAGAATTCCTCGAAACAGTGGAGATAGTCAAGCCTGGTCATGTTTTTGCCATCTCAACTTGCGCGGGTGAGTCCGGTAAGGCATGCGAACAGCTTCAGGATATACTAGGAAAGAAACTGAATGTGGACGCTTTCTACGATGTGCTCATGCCCGAGAACGCTGTGTTCTACGAGGACGTTCCTGACAAAGAAGAGGCCGAGAAGATCAACGGAAGTGCGGATTCTGCGGTAGATGGGATCATCAGTTCCATCAAAAAACAGGAGAAAGGCGATTTCCGTACAATGGCAGGCAGTGATTGCTTCGATGAGATGAGGCAGCGTTATTCAGCGTTCAGGAATACGGAGCCTTTCTCTGTGGATGAAAGGTGCATCGAGTGCAGGGTTTGTGAGCATGTCTGTCCGGAACAGATAATCAAAGTCTACCACAGGAAACCTGTGTGGGATGAAATGGAATGCTCGATGTGCATGAGCTGTCTGAACCTGTGTCCTAAGCAGGCATTGCAGTTCGCTGATCTTACACAGAACCGTGGGAGATACTTCCATCCGGAATATTACATGTGGAGTCTGGGGGTCAACCCACCGTACAAATACGAAGATTTCAAAAAGTATGACAGTGGATTGAGGTATTGATAGCATGGCTGTATTGGGATTCACCACGGTTGCAAGTCTTCTGAAGGAACAGACCGATCTAGTTAAAGGAAAGGGTATCGAGTCTTTCGGAGTCATAGTCATCGATGATGCGGAAGGAAAGCATGAGATGATTACAGTCAGCAATGCTCAGTTGCATCTGTTCATGCAGCTCAAGAGGGGGAACGTCACCCACATGTTGTTCCAATCTAAGGAGCAGGCAGAGTTGTTCTTTGCAAACATTGAGAACTACTACGGCAAGGAGAAGGCCGATAAGGTGATGTCAGGCATAAGGCTGGTCGCAGTCGGTGATTCTTCAGAATGCCTGAGTGCCAGGGGATTGGAATTCGAGTCTTTCGCAAGCTTCGAAGATGCGGTTAACGCTATATAAATTCTTAAAATTGCGATATCCTTATCTATTTCCCTTTAAAATACAGGATGACAGAGGTAACTCATATGGAAGTTATTTACGTCCAGAATAAGACGACAATGCTCATCAACGCAGTCTTGTTGATCCTCGTCGGTATTCTGTTTATTTGGGACAAAAATGTCGCCCTTGAGTGGGGTTTCATCATTGCAGGTGTATGCATGATCGTTGCAGGAGTTCTCCCAATGATCGTGGCAAAGAATGTTGATCTGATGGGATTGATCATGATCGTTTTGGGAATAATTCTTTGTATTATTCCTGGGTTCTTTGCAGATGTTACAATCATAATCCTTGGAATTATTGCAATTCTGGTCGGAGTAATCATCATCTTCAGCGCCATCAAAGGCGATGAGAGTACCAAGACCATGGGAGTGGTTGTTGGTGCATTAATTCTGATTGCCGGAATTCTCATATTCCTCAACTACGACATCGTATTCGTCATCTTCGGTGTTATTCTCGTCGTTGCCGGTATCGTCAACGCGGTCACATTTGCAAGGATGTAAACATGAAAACAGCTGGCTGGAGTTCATTTCCAGCCGGCACTTTATCTTAAGTTTTTACTTAGATTTGTAGAACGAAGCTCCGGTTTCCCGGGGTAAGGGGATCATTTCTGATCATTTATTATTATGATATGCCGTGCAAACACCGTCTGAAATGAACCGTACGGCTGTTGCCCGAGATGAGATGATGGGGCAAACAGACGTTGGTTTTTTTAAGGTCAATCGTTCACAAGATGACGTCAGGTCGACAAGCAGGCCAGTGCCATCGATCGAAGTATCCATCAATGGCCATGCCTGACCAGTTATCACTTGATTGAATCACCATTTTCCGCGGTAAATACGTCCTGCTATTACTGCTACAGCCATGAGTATGCAGAATCCAATGAATATTGCTATCAGTTTGAACACGTCGGAGGAGAACACATCACTGTTGACATCAAAATTGAATTCCAGGGTCTTCAGCGAGCTATCCGATGGAACGAGACGCACCTGATAATGTCCGTCAGCTAGATTGACCAGTACTTTCGAATCATTGGTGATTGTGACGCTCTTGCGGTCCGAAGATATGGAGGCCTTCGTATCATGCGTGATCTCATCCCACTGCTTCGACGAATCCTTTTCGTGCTCCACGTAGATGTATGCCGACCATTGCGAATCAGCGATCGCTTCCTGCGGATGCACAGTTATCGTTCCGTTCGAGCTATCGTACGATACATCCTCGCTCGCTGGATTGGCGGTCACACCTATGATTATGGCACCGGTTATCATGACTACGGTGGTTATAGCGAAAATCATCTTGCTAAGGGTAAATGCCATAGTTTCCCTCGGTTTCGAATCATTTTGAATGTATAAAGCAAATGCGGAGAAATGGTTGGATGTTCTAATCCATCATCCAAATCAGTGCGGCACTGCCTTACTAGCGTCCACACTGTTGACATCGAAACGTTTCCAATGGTAACGAGTAGCGAATATGGAGATGGAACACCCGATACAGTTGGCGATGATGTTGAACGCCATCATTCCCCACATCCCGAAAATCACACCTCCGACGTACATCATGAACAGCTTCAATCCAGTATGCAAGAACACCAGGTTCACGCATAGATTGTTCTTCCTCATGGTCTGCAGAGCATCGTTACAGACAACACGGATAGTAAAGAACGGCCCGGTTATGGCCATACATGCCAAGTATATGGCCATAGTGTCCCTGTACTCGGCAAGGGGAAGAGGGCCGTCTTCACCTTGAGGCCCAAGGTAATGGATGCCCTGAGCGCCTATCTGGAGATAAGGTCGAGGACCGTCTCCAGATACGGGATTCGTCGGAGGGCAGGCTGCTCATCAACGGTTCCAACTATAGGGGCAGGGCGATGACCCCCGATGCCATCGGGCAGATGGTGAGGAGGCTAGGGGAGAGGGCCGGTGTCGACCTGTCTACCCATAGCCTGCGCAGGTTCTTCTGCATGACTATATACGACAGCAAGATGGATGAGTTCGTTATTCAGAGGAAGATGCGCCACAGCAGCATCGAGATAACCCGCAACCACTACCCTTACGTCGATCCGAGGAAGATGGCCCTGGCCGATGACATGACTCAGGACGGTCTGTGACTAAAACAAATTACAATCCGCAGAGGTGGGACTGCGGGATTAATGTATCTTCAATTCTTTTTATAGTACAAGCGATAAGAACGTGGTTCTTAACGTGTTTGCATACAGAAATGATCAAAAAGAAATGGGTTTGACCGCCTGGACATGTCCAGGCGTAAGAGTTCATTTCTGATCGTTTATCATTATGATATGGTATCCGAACTCTGTCTTGACAGGTCCGACTATCTGTCCTTTCTGTCCCTCGAAGCATGCCTTCTCGAATTCAGGGACCATCTCGCCCTTGCTGAACCATCCTAGGTTTCCGCCCTTAGATTTGCTGGGGCACTTGGAGAACCTCTTGGCCAGGTTAGCGAAGTCCTCTCCTTTGGAAAGGCGAATCATTATTCCCTCTGCGTCCCTTGCGTTGGATACAAGGATGTGTGAAGCATTAACTGATTTTACCATGAGTTTCCCCATCCTCTTCCTGTATTTATGCTACTGGTATGAGCTCAGTCAGTTTCTTGTCCACATGCCCAACGATCCACCAAACGGGTTTGAGGGATGAAGCACAGTTCGTACCGTGGGCACTCACTGCGAAGTACTTCACTTCAGAGAATACGGACTCCACGACCATGACGAAGTTCTCTTCGCCGTTGTCTATCAGATACTGTCTGACATCGTCATCGCTGAGCCTGGGGTTCATGAGATCGTTCTTGGTGGCAACCACTGCGAAGGGAACATCGGATACCGATCCAGGTCCAATGCCTCTGATCGTGGTATACATGTAATGGAAGCAATCGAAGACCTCATGAGGCGCTTCTCTCAGATATTCCCTGTTGAATGCCAAGGGATCGAAGGTGAAGATGATACCGTTGGTGTAATTGTAGTACTCTTCAAAGAGCATCTTGTCCACTGAAGGCTGGAATTCAACTCCGGAGATATCGTTGAAGACGATCTCCCTGTCCTGAAGTTTCAACGAACGAAGGAACAGGATCTGTGATTCGGTCTCTCCGGGAACCGTCCTTGGAGCATAATCCTTGGCCGAGATGGCCTCTTTGGACAGTCCCGGCGATGGGCTGTCCACTGTTACATCGACAATCCTTGCATTGTGTGTCAAGGTCTCGACAGATGCGAGCATGAGGGAAGTTTTTCCGGTACCTGTTCCTCCCACCATTGAGATGGTAATCGGCAGGGCCTCCCTGGTCTGTATCTGTTTCTGGCAGTGAGGACAGATCGTTGTAAGATTAGCTCTCTTTCCGCTCTCGCAGGAGATCTCATGCCCTTTGTTGCAGTAATGGACCTTGTATCCGTATTCATTCGGCACCGGGTAGTTGATAATGAGGCCGCATCTGCATTTGACCATGGGCCTCTCGAAGTTCCTCTTGCAGTGAGGGCAGACCCCGTAATCAGTATTTTTCTGATATTCGGATGATTCTTTCTTTGCCGCACCGTTGATCTTCATTCCTATTACGAGCCTGACAAGGATGAAGGGTATGATCAGTGCGATAGAGATCATTATCGACCAGCAGAAGTAAAGCGGCAACAGCAGGATTGGTATGATGACCAATGCTTTTGATTTTGCCCATGCGGCAACCAAAAGGTTCCAAGGCAGGGCCAGGCATCTGCGGAATGCGTGCGGTCTGTGAGTCCAGAGGTACTGAACAGGGTTCTCTACCCCGGCACAGTCCATAGCGGGTTTGGTCATGAAACCGGCGATAGATAATATGAAACCGACCAGCAGCAGCACCAATACTATCTCGAACTTCAGACCTGTAATGGAGTCAGGCAGACTCTTGAACAAGGTATCTATCAGATACTCGAAGGGCGCTTTGCCATCGAAGTTCAATGAAACCACATTGTCTATTATCCACTGGGAGATGTCGAATCCTAGTGAATCCATGCTGAGTGGAAGGAACACCCAAAAATGGACAGGGTGTTCATTCGAAGTTATATATCCCTGGAGCGTCAGAAAGAAGCACAATCCGGAATACACGAGTGCAATTGCAGAGACGACCGCTAAGATCGTCTTGTTCATCCCATACATGGCCCCCCTATCAATATAGGAGTATTTTTTAGATAGGTCTCTCGACGGTTCCGTCCTTGCGATGGAGCTCTCTTCCCATATCGATAGGGTTGGTGACATCCATGACGCCCCAGGGCCATTCTTGGAATTCCTTGATCCTTATCTCATCCATGGATTTCCTTACCTCGTCAAGGTCCTTGAGTATGACAGGTCCGAAGTTGGCCTGTTTCTCACCGATGGGTTTTCCTTCTAGTATCCAGAATTCGGATTCTTCGATCCCGTTTATGAGATTGAGAGGTGAACTTCTTTTCATCTTGTATCTGAGCCATGGTTTGATCTTCGTACCTTCCAGCGTTGCGGTATCGCCCGACACGAAGTAAACGTTCCTATCAATGCCATCGGCCAGGGAATTCAAACTGAACGATGCTCCGGGCTGTAGAACTATCTTCATTATCCTGACGGAATTTTCTGCTGATGCCCAGGATGTCGGGTTGGGCGAGTACAACGATCTTCCCTGAAATTCGCCGCAGTAGAGTGTTACTTCAGACCCTTCGGTTTTGATTATCGGGATGTCCTCTGACCAGGTGTTATTGACATGGATGTCCTTATTCTTCCTTTCGAGGGGAAGATTGATGACGATCTGCGTGATATGGACGGGGTTCTCGTTCTCTTGGTCCAGGAGCGGATACATCTCGCAGTGTTCGTATCTGCTGGAGGCCAACGTCCATTGCATATCCCCATTACCGAATCTGCCGTGGTTGCCCTCCGTATCAAAATGATCAACGAAGCCCTTCTCAGCGATGGTGAGGGTCTCGTACCCCCAATGAGCATGCATCGGGAATCCGGGAACGACACGCCCGTGATACATCCTGAAGCCCATCCTCTCCTGATAGTCCCTTCCAAGATTTCTTCCGCTGATGGTATTCAGCGGAGGAGCAAGTTGCGAATTGCCTTTGGGGTAGTTGTCATGGTGGTGGGAAACGAAAGTAAACGGATCGTCTCCGGACCAATGGATGTTGATATCGACAATCTTCTGGACTGTTGAGGGTTTCTTGGCGAGTAGGAACATCAGCACTTCGTATGTTGAGTTCCTATATTAACGAAACCAATCCTAATTCAGAAAAGGTATGAGGTCCCGATCATCAGTTGTACTGGGGCACATCTATGGGGTAGTATGTCCTTCTGCCGTCCATATTGATATGTTCGTATCCCATCTTATCATCGATCTCTTGCAATATGGAGATGAGATGTTCGCGATCCACGGTTTCTGTGGCCAGTCTAAGGCGGTACTCTCTGCATCTGTGGCATCCTGAAACGAATTTGGGCGCAATGCTGCGAAGCTTGCGTATGGCGCAATCCTCACCCTTCTCATCTATCAGCATATCGGCGAGTTGTATGCACCACTCTATCTGCTGATGTACCGTCGGATTCTTGAGTTTATTCCCGGTCTTGAAATATTCATCAATCTGGGTGCAGAGGAACGGATTTCCTACGCCTCCTCTTGCGACCATCACTCCGGTCGCATTAGTGACGTTCTTCGCATCAATCGCATCCTCCAGTGAGTAGATGTTTCCAGAGACGATAAGTGGAACGGACATCTCATTCTGGAGTCCCTCTATGACATCGTAATGCGGATATCCAGAATAGTTCTGGTCCTTGGTCCTCGCATGGACGGTGATGGCATCAACATCAGAGGCTTCAAGCTCTTTGATCACATCTAGATAGTTCATGTGATTGATGTCTGAGCCGAGGCGTATCTTGGCGGTGACTGGCCTTTTAGTCGCCTCTTTGACCTTTTTAACCATTTTACCGCATAGTGGGGGATCCTTCATTAGCACAGAACCGGCGCCGCTGCGCAGTATCTTGTGAACCGGGCATCCCATGTTAATGTCGAAGAAGTCTATGTTTGGATTCCATCTCAGGGCCTTTGCGGCTGCTTCAGCCAGATCATTTTCGCTGTGTCCGAAGAGCTGAAGGCCGGTAGGGTAATTCCTGTCGAACATCACATAGTCGCCTGTCTTCGCATCCGAGTTGAGGATTCCGACAGCGGATGTCATTTCAGTCATGGATACCGCGACTCCGAACGGTTTCATGAAGTCCCGGTAGCTTCTGGATGTGTAACCTGACATCGGGCCCGATACGACTGGCCCTCCTACTTCGATATCGCCGATCTTCCAGACCATCGTATCAGTTTCTGCTGAAGCGGGTGAATCCGGAGCAGGGGATTACCTCGATCCCCTCATTCTCCCAAATATCGCATATGAGATTCACTCCGATCGAATCGGAGCACATGTGGCCGGAGATGACCAAATTGACTCCTGCTTTCTTGGCCTCCTCCAGATGATTGTCCGGATAATGCATCGCTATGATGGTATTAACGCCGGCTTCTGCCAGGGAAGCATAGGTCTCCTTCGAGAATGATGTCCCGCCGTTCATCTTGACCATGATCTTTCCGCATTCGTCATCGGGATTTCCATTCAGTATTATGGGCGGACTGTTGCATCTGGCAGCCATCCTCTGTTCGGGTTCTTTCATCAGAGAATCTATGATGTCCTTGAGGGTGTTGGGTTCGTCCTCTTTCATCTTGTCTACCATGAATGCCTCCACCATGTTGTCGGCGGGGGCGTGTATGTTGAAGAAGGGGATGTTCAGCATGCGCGCGGCATCGGCAGTTTGATTGTAGTTGTAGCCCTGCATTCCTCTGAGGACTTCGTCCATCCGGTCCTTGACCAGCTGATATGCCTTGTCCTTAGGAACGCCCATGTTCTCGAACATGGCAGTCATCTGCATCATGACTTCCGGGAAGCATGTCTTTGATGTACCGTTCGGGTGGTGTGCGACTACGGCATCTATCCTCTCGCCCTTCTCTCTGAGCCTATCGGCCAGCAATATCTCTGCCGGAGAGATGTCGATACCCCACATGAGACGGACCGCATCCATCTCCTTGGCCTCCTCTGACATGACGGAGAATCTGGAGTCCGCATATGGGTTCCAGAGTCTTTCCATGTCGAACAGTTCTTTCCTGTCTTCAGGAAGCGAATCGTAGAGCTCTTGGGCATCTGTCAGAATCTTTTGGACTTCCGATTGGGGACGCAGATCCCTCTTCATTCCAGCTTCAACGCCCATCCTGTAGGCATCGTAGATCTTCATGGATGGGTGTACGCGGATGCCCCGTTTATAGTTGATTCATACTAGCAAAACATTATCACATCCTAACACATGTATCCAGAGTAAGGGAGGCGGGTTTCTGGAGCAGATCATTATCCACGTGGACATGGACGCATTCTATGCTTCTGTCGAGATGAGGGACAACCCTTCATTGGTTGGAAAACCCGTCATAATCGGTGCCCCTCCTAACATGAGAGGGGTAGTATCCACATGCAGCTATGAAGCAAGGAAATACGGTGTCCACTCGGCAATGAACATCAAGGAGGCTTACAGACTTTGTCCGAACGGCGTATTCCTTGTTCCTGATTTCCATAAATATCACGCCGTATCGGAGCAACTCCACGAGATTTGGTCTGAATATGCTTCGGCGATGGAGGCCATAGCGCTTGACGAGGCATATCTGGATGTCACTACGACGGCTGGGGATTTCGATACTGCCAGAGATTTTGCCATGGAAATAAAGAGGAGGGTCCTTGAGGAGGTGGGCTTGAGCTGTTCGGTCGGATTGGCTTACTCCAAATGTGCCGCCAAGACGGCCAGTGAGGAAAAGAAACCCAATGGGTTTTTCGAGATTCAGACCCCGGATGATTTCGTCAACCTGATGATAGACCGCGATGTTCGTTCACTGTACGGTGTAGGTACGAAGACCGCTGAGAAACTGCATTCAGCAGGGATCGATACGGTAGGGGATGTGCGTCTCAGGGAGAAAGACGTAATCGACATGTTGGGAAGGATGGGGAGATATGTCGTCGATCTGGCGTATGGCCATGATGACAGCAAGGTGGTTCCGTACCGGCCGGAGGATGCTAAGTCGGTGAGCAGGGAATTGACCTTTCAGGAAGATGTATACGATTTCTGGCTGCTAAGCGATGTTCTTCTGCTTTTGTCGATGAGCGTGATTGACAGGGCCAGCTCATATGGGCTTCATGGCAGCGGAGTATCGCTGAAGGTCACTTATTCGGATATGAAGAGCATCACGCGT is a window encoding:
- a CDS encoding peptidylprolyl isomerase — encoded protein: MGKLMVKSVNASHILVSNARDAEGIMIRLSKGEDFANLAKRFSKCPSKSKGGNLGWFSKGEMVPEFEKACFEGQKGQIVGPVKTEFGYHIIMINDQK
- a CDS encoding FprA family A-type flavoprotein → MAIADGTGIRIKDDIYWIGGDDRTAALFEGSFPIPEGVSYNSYVLMDEKTCLMDTCDSSIVSKFWKNLQGVLGGRPLDYLVIDHMEPDHGAAIVQVLETYPEVTVVGNSKTFDMLDNFYQLKPKNKLEVKDGDELCLGKHTLKFYFAVMVHWPEVMFAYDLKDEILFSADAFGTFKTLSGALYADEVDFDRDYLDEARRYYANIVGKYGSKVQNIFSKLEGVQIDMVCPLHGPIWRGEHIGYIMEKYIIWSLYEPEEKGVVIAYTSMYGNTAAVVEKLALLLKEKGVNKINMYDVTRTHPSYVVADAFRFSNIVLAAPTYNNNLHPTMSAVIEDMEIMTVQNRNYSLIGNGSWAPQSPKIMEERMSSLKGMTKVGETFVIKSSMRPEQMPDLEKLADDIVATLK
- a CDS encoding manganese efflux pump; this translates as MDLLSIILIAVGLAMDAFAVSICKGLAMKTPSFRSMLIIGLWFGGFQGLMPIIGYFVGESFYQYIADIDHWVAFGLLLIIGLNMIREALFGDEDAVDDNVGVTTMFLLAIATSIDALAVGISLAMEGANVWADSLIIGCITLMISMVGVKLGSIVGDRYSRKAELAGGIILILIGLKILLEGLNVL
- a CDS encoding tRNA-dihydrouridine synthase family protein; this encodes MVWKIGDIEVGGPVVSGPMSGYTSRSYRDFMKPFGVAVSMTEMTSAVGILNSDAKTGDYVMFDRNYPTGLQLFGHSENDLAEAAAKALRWNPNIDFFDINMGCPVHKILRSGAGSVLMKDPPLCGKMVKKVKEATKRPVTAKIRLGSDINHMNYLDVIKELEASDVDAITVHARTKDQNYSGYPHYDVIEGLQNEMSVPLIVSGNIYSLEDAIDAKNVTNATGVMVARGGVGNPFLCTQIDEYFKTGNKLKNPTVHQQIEWCIQLADMLIDEKGEDCAIRKLRSIAPKFVSGCHRCREYRLRLATETVDREHLISILQEIDDKMGYEHINMDGRRTYYPIDVPQYN
- a CDS encoding pirin family protein, giving the protein MFLLAKKPSTVQKIVDINIHWSGDDPFTFVSHHHDNYPKGNSQLAPPLNTISGRNLGRDYQERMGFRMYHGRVVPGFPMHAHWGYETLTIAEKGFVDHFDTEGNHGRFGNGDMQWTLASSRYEHCEMYPLLDQENENPVHITQIVINLPLERKNKDIHVNNTWSEDIPIIKTEGSEVTLYCGEFQGRSLYSPNPTSWASAENSVRIMKIVLQPGASFSLNSLADGIDRNVYFVSGDTATLEGTKIKPWLRYKMKRSSPLNLINGIEESEFWILEGKPIGEKQANFGPVILKDLDEVRKSMDEIRIKEFQEWPWGVMDVTNPIDMGRELHRKDGTVERPI
- a CDS encoding site-specific integrase, producing the protein MRDSSEGRLLINGSNYRGRAMTPDAIGQMVRRLGERAGVDLSTHSLRRFFCMTIYDSKMDEFVIQRKMRHSSIEITRNHYPYVDPRKMALADDMTQDGL
- the dinB gene encoding DNA polymerase IV, translating into MDAFYASVEMRDNPSLVGKPVIIGAPPNMRGVVSTCSYEARKYGVHSAMNIKEAYRLCPNGVFLVPDFHKYHAVSEQLHEIWSEYASAMEAIALDEAYLDVTTTAGDFDTARDFAMEIKRRVLEEVGLSCSVGLAYSKCAAKTASEEKKPNGFFEIQTPDDFVNLMIDRDVRSLYGVGTKTAEKLHSAGIDTVGDVRLREKDVIDMLGRMGRYVVDLAYGHDDSKVVPYRPEDAKSVSRELTFQEDVYDFWLLSDVLLLLSMSVIDRASSYGLHGSGVSLKVTYSDMKSITRSRVTGYCDDAISVHKEAVSMLEEVSNRPIRLIGVGIYNLTDAKAKQTTLDSVLGESDKEAELQEALAFIRKKYKIDTLDESQASGWENLHMLAEHMRTHRQS
- a CDS encoding 6,7-dimethyl-8-ribityllumazine synthase, whose translation is MKAYKIGAVVAEFNYEITMLMMERAKAEAEFLGVKIVKEIKVPGCFEIPMATKKLLEDKDIDAVITLGAVITGETKHDEVVIAQASRKIMDLGLEYGKPVGFGVTGPGMTELQAMDRIEKGRDVVDAVVKMLQRLE